CCTACTCGCAGAAGATCCCCGTGAAGATGGGGCCGTCCTTCGACGACAAGATCACGCTGAAGCTCGACAAGGGCGACGACGACAAGAGCCGCACCGCCGAGGTGCGCATGTTCACCGGCGAGCACGCGACGCCGGCCGGCCCGTTCCGCTCGGACGAGCAGAACCCGGTGATGCTGCTGGCGCTCGAGAACAACGTCGAGCAGCTCTCCAAGGCCTGGGGCGCCAACCCGCGCTACCTGAAGAATGCGGTGCGCAAGGCCTGGCGCGAGAACGCGAAGATCGAGAACGTGCCGCTGACGGTCGACGGCAAGCAGGTCCCCGGCACGCGCATCACCATCGAGCCCTACAAGAACGATTCCGAAGCGGTGAAGATGGGTGGGCTCGAAACCATGGTCTACACCGTCGAGGTCGCGGATTCTGTGCCCGGCAACCTCGTGCGCGTCGACATCCATGCGCCCGACAGCGGCACGCCGAGCTTCGTCGAGACGCTGACCTACGCGGGGGAGACGA
This Beijerinckiaceae bacterium RH AL1 DNA region includes the following protein-coding sequences:
- a CDS encoding hypothetical protein (ID:RHAL1_02994;~conserved exported protein of unknown function;~source:Prodigal:2.6), with amino-acid sequence MRRSKLGLGAAAIVMLAAPIVSVSALSAPNTASDVAALLFEKSQWTNAPVGSSLTYAYSQKIPVKMGPSFDDKITLKLDKGDDDKSRTAEVRMFTGEHATPAGPFRSDEQNPVMLLALENNVEQLSKAWGANPRYLKNAVRKAWRENAKIENVPLTVDGKQVPGTRITIEPYKNDSEAVKMGGLETMVYTVEVADSVPGNLVRVDIHAPDSGTPSFVETLTYAGETK